One stretch of Candidatus Angelobacter sp. DNA includes these proteins:
- a CDS encoding urease accessory UreF family protein, whose protein sequence is MTHQPTTAQQVVEDFFGDAGLLAAQIGSTEGLVALGGATSQAFQRVTDLPSLRKFLRAYQTQVLNPLELPAICEAHRHAGLFEVRELIELDRRLAHEPLLEAFAAASQRAGKAQLKRLRPLRDQRLVQRYLRAVQAGEAHGWHTVVYGLILSLYSLPLRQALLSYAQQTTRGFIYSAARGMALAESDCLEVVDELFADFPAAINTAMTSATASWALIG, encoded by the coding sequence CACCAGCCGACAACCGCGCAGCAGGTCGTCGAAGATTTTTTCGGCGATGCCGGGCTGCTGGCCGCACAAATAGGCTCCACGGAGGGGCTGGTTGCACTCGGCGGAGCAACGTCGCAGGCATTTCAGCGCGTCACCGATCTGCCCTCGCTTCGGAAGTTTCTGCGGGCATACCAGACGCAGGTTCTCAATCCTCTGGAACTGCCCGCCATTTGCGAGGCGCACAGACACGCCGGCCTTTTTGAGGTTCGCGAGTTGATCGAATTGGATCGCCGGCTCGCGCACGAACCGTTGCTGGAGGCATTCGCCGCGGCCAGCCAGCGCGCGGGGAAGGCGCAGCTCAAGCGCCTGCGTCCGCTGCGCGATCAGCGGCTGGTCCAGCGTTACCTGCGCGCCGTCCAGGCCGGAGAGGCGCACGGCTGGCACACCGTGGTTTACGGTTTGATCCTTTCACTCTATTCGCTGCCGTTGCGACAGGCCCTGTTGAGTTACGCGCAGCAAACAACCCGCGGCTTCATTTATTCGGCGGCGCGCGGCATGGCGCTTGCCGAGTCCGATTGCCTGGAGGTCGTTGATGAGTTGTTCGCGGATTTCCCTGCTGCGATCAACACGGCAATGACCTCGGCGACGGCCTCATGGGCGCTGATCGGTTGA